In Trichocoleus sp., a single window of DNA contains:
- a CDS encoding NB-ARC domain-containing protein, translating into MDVEQILRIANSAMFAHNGRRLSEVEASILLGSIQRQSYEQIAKTSGYAVSYLKHDVGPKFWKLLGQALGETVSKTNFQAALAAYWHRSLFVATQTQAFAVDGSTDAIADALDEVSVSPTNLPSGLSAPVSVAPHADWGEAMDVTQFYGRTGELQTLEQWIVTERCRVVALLGIGGIGKSALAAKLGQQIQTQFEVVVWRSLQNAPPFEAWLETVLPILLRAQGEDIAVPSSLDGKLLKLMQGLRQKRCLLVLDNAETILSAGQTGQYRAGYEGYGQLFKELGEVSHQSCLLLTSREKPREIVPLEGQERSARTLLLQGLQPEAGRELFRSKGIFAGTASEWERLVTHYRGNPLALKLVAAATQELFNGKIVEVLNYVQQGLIVFDDIRDLLQRQFDRLSEIEQEMIVWLAINREPILLVELSRDIVTTVSRRRLPHAIQSLLRRSLIEKEGERFFLQPVVLEYVTDQFVQYVSREIATQTPERLKTHALLKAQTKDYVREMQKRLIVEPIAEQLLIQFGNSQALEQQLKAMLEQQQQAPQPNYTAGNLLNLLVHLQSDLRGCDFSELSIWQADLRQANLSGVNFRNADLATSVFAETLSSVVSVSFNPDGSLLATGDVDGKICLWRMVDGQQVVTLKGHTGWIWTVAFSPDGKTLASCSDDPLIRLWDVQNLDFEQSNPANLAEVSDSSHLSVTCLNILRGHSGRVWTIAFSPDGQMLASGSEDQTIRLWNARDGTCLTVLQGHTGGVTSVNFSPNGQILASASDNSSIRLWSVAHCTTLKTLSGHTRWVWAVAFSPDGQTLASGSDDRTIRLWDVQTGICRKTLQGHTSWVTSLSFSPNGQTLASGSDDASVRLWSVQDGTCFKRLPGHSSCVWSVAFSPDGQILASNSENASFRLWDVQNGTCLKTFQGQTSGVTSVSFSPDGSTLASGSYDALVRLWDWQQETCKALPGHTNWSWAVAFHPNSQMVASGSIDQTVRLWDVRDGSCLRTLHGHMGWVCSVSFSPNGQMLASGSHDNSVRLWDVRDGSCLRTLHGHMGWVWAVAFSLDGHILASGSNDQTVRLWDVRDGSCLRTLHGHTGWVICVAFSPDGQTLATGSSDLSVRLWNVQDGACLATLHDHTSEVGSVAFSPNGRLLASGSEDQTIRLWNVQDGTCQKVLQGHTSRVRVQFSPVDVSLPSGTGPILVSGSQDETIKLWNPTTGECLKTLRADRLYEGMNIRGAQGLTAAQQATLKALGAVEI; encoded by the coding sequence ATGGACGTTGAGCAGATACTACGGATTGCCAATTCAGCCATGTTTGCCCACAATGGCAGACGACTCAGCGAAGTAGAAGCCTCAATCCTGCTCGGCTCGATACAGCGACAGTCCTACGAGCAGATAGCCAAAACCTCTGGGTATGCTGTCAGCTATCTCAAGCATGATGTGGGTCCCAAGTTCTGGAAACTGTTAGGACAGGCCCTTGGAGAAACCGTCAGCAAGACCAACTTTCAAGCAGCTTTAGCAGCTTATTGGCACAGGTCATTGTTTGTCGCCACACAAACCCAAGCATTTGCAGTGGATGGGTCAACCGATGCGATAGCGGATGCACTAGATGAGGTATCAGTGAGTCCCACCAACCTCCCCTCTGGTTTATCTGCGCCGGTATCGGTTGCCCCTCACGCAGACTGGGGAGAAGCGATGGATGTCACCCAGTTCTATGGGCGAACTGGGGAACTGCAAACCCTGGAGCAATGGATTGTGACGGAGCGTTGTCGAGTCGTGGCACTGCTGGGAATTGGTGGCATTGGCAAAAGTGCCTTGGCCGCCAAACTGGGGCAGCAGATTCAAACTCAGTTTGAGGTGGTGGTGTGGCGATCGCTGCAAAATGCACCGCCGTTTGAAGCCTGGTTAGAGACGGTGCTACCTATTCTACTGCGGGCGCAGGGAGAGGACATCGCTGTGCCGAGCAGCCTGGATGGGAAACTATTGAAGCTGATGCAGGGGTTGCGTCAAAAGCGCTGCTTACTGGTTCTGGACAATGCTGAGACGATTTTGAGTGCAGGGCAAACCGGACAGTATCGAGCGGGCTACGAGGGATACGGTCAACTATTCAAAGAGCTTGGGGAAGTGTCCCATCAGAGTTGCTTGTTGCTCACTAGCCGCGAAAAGCCCAGAGAGATTGTGCCACTGGAAGGTCAGGAACGATCAGCACGAACGCTGCTACTGCAGGGACTGCAACCCGAAGCCGGACGAGAACTCTTTCGCTCCAAAGGAATCTTTGCAGGTACAGCATCGGAATGGGAGAGATTAGTGACGCACTATCGCGGCAACCCCCTGGCGCTGAAGCTGGTGGCAGCCGCGACTCAAGAACTATTTAATGGCAAAATTGTCGAGGTATTAAACTATGTGCAGCAGGGCTTAATCGTCTTTGATGACATACGAGACTTGCTCCAGCGACAGTTTGACCGCCTGTCTGAGATTGAGCAGGAAATGATCGTTTGGTTAGCGATCAATCGAGAACCGATCTTGCTGGTTGAGTTGAGTCGGGATATTGTCACCACGGTTTCCAGGCGCAGGCTGCCGCATGCAATTCAGTCCTTATTGCGGCGATCGCTGATTGAGAAGGAGGGAGAGCGGTTCTTTCTCCAGCCAGTGGTACTGGAGTATGTGACTGACCAGTTCGTGCAGTATGTCTCTAGGGAAATTGCGACCCAAACACCAGAGCGACTCAAAACTCATGCCTTGCTCAAAGCCCAGACAAAAGACTATGTCCGAGAGATGCAAAAGCGTTTGATCGTTGAACCGATCGCCGAACAATTACTGATTCAGTTTGGCAATTCACAAGCCCTGGAACAGCAGTTGAAAGCCATGTTGGAGCAGCAACAGCAAGCACCTCAGCCAAACTATACTGCTGGCAACCTGCTCAACCTGCTGGTGCATCTGCAAAGCGATTTGCGCGGCTGCGACTTTTCGGAGCTAAGCATATGGCAAGCCGACTTGCGGCAGGCCAACCTGTCAGGGGTCAATTTTCGCAACGCTGATTTGGCAACATCTGTGTTTGCCGAGACCTTAAGTAGCGTTGTGTCAGTCAGCTTTAATCCAGATGGCAGCTTGCTGGCAACAGGCGATGTGGATGGTAAGATTTGCCTCTGGCGAATGGTCGATGGTCAACAGGTTGTGACATTGAAGGGACATACCGGTTGGATCTGGACAGTTGCCTTCAGTCCCGACGGCAAAACGCTAGCCAGTTGCAGTGATGACCCATTAATTCGGTTGTGGGATGTGCAGAACCTCGATTTTGAGCAGTCCAATCCTGCAAACCTGGCTGAAGTGAGTGATTCCAGCCATCTCTCAGTCACCTGTCTCAACATACTGCGGGGTCATTCCGGTCGGGTTTGGACGATCGCATTCAGCCCCGATGGTCAAATGCTGGCGAGTGGCAGTGAAGATCAAACAATTCGGCTCTGGAATGCCCGCGACGGCACCTGCCTAACGGTTTTGCAGGGTCATACCGGTGGGGTCACTTCAGTCAACTTTAGTCCCAATGGACAGATTCTGGCCAGTGCCAGCGACAACTCCTCAATCCGATTGTGGAGTGTTGCTCACTGCACCACCCTCAAAACATTGTCAGGACATACCCGTTGGGTTTGGGCAGTTGCCTTCAGCCCGGACGGTCAAACCCTCGCCAGCGGTAGTGATGATCGCACGATTCGACTATGGGACGTGCAGACCGGCATTTGCCGCAAAACACTGCAAGGGCATACTAGTTGGGTCACCTCACTCAGCTTCAGTCCCAATGGTCAAACCCTTGCCAGTGGTAGTGACGACGCCTCAGTACGGTTGTGGAGCGTGCAGGACGGAACGTGCTTTAAACGATTGCCAGGTCACAGCAGTTGTGTTTGGTCTGTCGCGTTCAGTCCCGATGGTCAAATCTTAGCGAGCAATAGCGAGAATGCCTCATTTCGATTGTGGGATGTCCAAAATGGCACCTGCCTCAAGACGTTTCAGGGGCAAACCAGTGGGGTCACTTCAGTCAGCTTTAGTCCGGATGGCTCCACTTTAGCCAGTGGTAGTTATGATGCCCTCGTGCGGCTCTGGGATTGGCAGCAAGAAACTTGCAAGGCTTTGCCAGGACATACCAATTGGAGCTGGGCAGTGGCATTTCACCCCAATAGTCAAATGGTTGCAAGTGGCAGCATTGATCAAACCGTGCGGCTATGGGATGTGCGAGATGGCTCCTGCCTCAGAACCCTACACGGACATATGGGTTGGGTTTGCTCAGTTAGTTTCAGCCCCAATGGACAAATGTTAGCAAGTGGCAGCCATGACAATTCAGTGCGGTTATGGGATGTGCGAGATGGCTCCTGCCTCAGAACCCTACACGGACATATGGGTTGGGTTTGGGCAGTCGCCTTCAGCCTAGATGGTCACATCCTTGCGAGTGGCAGCAACGATCAAACCGTGCGGCTATGGGATGTGCGAGATGGCTCCTGCCTCAGAACCCTACACGGACATACAGGTTGGGTTATATGTGTTGCCTTCAGCCCAGATGGTCAGACTCTAGCAACTGGCAGCTCAGACTTATCAGTTCGACTTTGGAATGTGCAAGACGGAGCGTGCTTGGCAACGTTACACGACCATACTAGTGAAGTTGGCTCAGTGGCCTTCAGCCCTAATGGTCGTCTCCTAGCCAGTGGCAGTGAAGACCAAACTATCCGGCTGTGG